From a single Ascaphus truei isolate aAscTru1 chromosome 2, aAscTru1.hap1, whole genome shotgun sequence genomic region:
- the LOC142488433 gene encoding uncharacterized protein LOC142488433 isoform X2 produces the protein MSRRNSGCTLKANKWQPTHRTRRPLPRLRFDDSAAALPEIHSPSSPLFIHDSAASPLPEIHRSLSPSLFDDAAAPPLLEIHRSLSPSLFDDAAASPLPEIHRSLSPSLFDDAAASLPEIHRSLSPSLFDDAAASLKGTPISSSVAPIHPNVHSTPCTRFSSFDRMLNGLSVDIPGNSNILVKIDLLLETMLNMDQWMEKMDQWMEKIDQRMEKIETDIAGIHKLLGVHAPVSPTPEQEGGMDGMNGTFDHLPSPSAPHPPEEYVYMYAVDEDDTTTPSRPRQETTR, from the coding sequence atgtcaagaagaaattcgggatgtacactcaaggcaaacaaatggcagccaacccatcgaacccgcaggccacttcctcgattacgctttgacgactctgccgctgctctcccagaaatccacagcccatcttctccactattcatccacgactctgccgcttctcctctcccggaaatccacagatcactttctccatccctcttcgacgacgctgccgctcctcctctcctggaaatccacaggtcactttctccatccctcttcgacgacgctgccgcttctcctctcccggaaatccacaggtcactttctccatccctcttcgacgacgctgccgcttctctcccggaaatccacaggtcactttctccatccctcttcgacgacgctgccgcttctctcaagggaacccccatctcatcctccgtagcacccatccacccaaatgtccacagcaccccatgcacaagattcAGCTCGTtcgaccgcatgctgaatgggttaagtgtcgatattcCTGGGAACTCTAATAtactggtaaagatagatcttcttttagagaccatgctaaatatggatcaatggatggagaagatggatcagtggatggagaagatagatcaacggatggagaagatagagactgacatagcggggatacataaattgctcggagttcatgcccctgtctCTCCGACGCCGGAGcaagagggtggcatggatgggatgaatgggaccttcgaccaccttccatcaccaagcgcaccccatccaccagaagaatatgtgtacatgtatgccgttgacgaggatgacacgacaaccccgtcaagaccacgtcaggagacaacacggtga